A stretch of the Amycolatopsis sp. BJA-103 genome encodes the following:
- a CDS encoding amidase, which yields MAGDDFTWLDATAQAELVRTGQVSPLELLDAAIARIEKLDGELNAVVSTRFEQARREAVTARGPGPFRGVPMLLKDFLCHTAGDPVHGGMRALWERDWRAQSDSYLAARLRAAGFLFCGRTNTPELATSITTEPLLHGATRNPWDPARSPGGSSGGSAAAVAAGMVPVAHGNDMAGSLRIPAAACGLVGLKPSRARTSLGPDFGEYWGQVTHEHVLTRSVRDTAAVLDVTAGAAPGDPYSAPPPDRPYRTEVGADPGRLRIGYRITAPGTCETAHADCVGAVERTARLLESLGHQVAPSAAAALDAPGMFDTMPALLAAVVTWELEAWSERLGERLSSSDLEPMNAMLAEAGRSVTAVQWIAASLSSQRWARGVAALWEDELDVLLTPTSPAPPAALGELAPDAKSPEELAAGIATGAAFTAPFNITGQPAISLPLHWNADGLPIGVQLVAAQDREDVLIRLASQLEEAAPWSARRPAEAPVRPAPVPSGP from the coding sequence ATGGCTGGCGATGACTTCACCTGGCTGGACGCGACGGCTCAGGCGGAACTGGTCCGCACGGGACAGGTGTCACCGCTGGAACTGCTCGACGCGGCGATCGCGCGGATCGAAAAGCTCGACGGTGAACTCAACGCCGTGGTCAGTACGCGCTTCGAGCAGGCGCGGCGTGAGGCGGTGACGGCGCGAGGGCCGGGACCGTTCCGCGGCGTGCCGATGCTGCTGAAGGATTTCCTCTGCCACACCGCGGGCGATCCGGTGCACGGCGGCATGCGCGCCCTGTGGGAGCGGGATTGGCGCGCGCAGTCGGACTCGTACCTCGCCGCGCGCCTGCGGGCCGCGGGTTTCCTGTTCTGCGGCCGGACGAACACGCCGGAACTGGCGACGAGCATCACCACCGAACCGCTTCTCCATGGCGCGACAAGGAATCCGTGGGACCCGGCGCGGTCGCCGGGCGGGTCGAGCGGCGGTTCGGCCGCCGCGGTGGCCGCGGGCATGGTCCCCGTCGCCCACGGCAACGACATGGCGGGTTCGCTCCGGATCCCCGCGGCCGCCTGCGGACTGGTCGGGCTGAAACCGAGCCGCGCGCGGACCAGCCTCGGGCCGGACTTCGGCGAGTACTGGGGCCAGGTCACCCACGAACACGTCCTCACCCGATCGGTCCGGGACACGGCGGCGGTCCTCGACGTCACGGCGGGGGCCGCGCCGGGTGACCCTTACTCCGCGCCGCCACCCGACCGTCCATATCGGACGGAGGTCGGCGCGGATCCCGGACGGCTGCGGATCGGGTACCGGATCACCGCGCCGGGCACCTGCGAAACCGCGCACGCCGACTGCGTCGGCGCGGTCGAACGGACCGCGCGGCTGCTCGAATCCCTCGGCCATCAGGTCGCTCCCAGCGCGGCGGCCGCCTTGGACGCGCCCGGGATGTTCGACACCATGCCCGCCCTGCTCGCGGCCGTGGTCACCTGGGAACTCGAGGCCTGGTCGGAGCGGCTCGGTGAGCGGCTGTCTTCGTCCGACCTGGAGCCGATGAACGCGATGCTCGCCGAAGCGGGCCGGTCGGTCACCGCCGTGCAGTGGATCGCCGCGTCGCTCTCGTCGCAGCGATGGGCTCGCGGGGTGGCGGCGCTCTGGGAGGACGAACTGGACGTCCTCCTCACCCCGACGTCGCCCGCGCCGCCCGCCGCACTCGGCGAACTGGCCCCGGACGCGAAGTCGCCCGAGGAACTGGCCGCCGGTATCGCCACGGGCGCGGCGTTCACGGCGCCGTTCAACATCACCGGCCAGCCCGCGATCTCCTTGCCCCTGCACTGGAACGCCGACGGCCTGCCGATCGGCGTCCAGCTCGTCGCGGCCCAGGATCGCGAAGACGTCCTCATCCGGCTGGCCTCGCAACTGGAGGAAGCCGCGCCGTGGTCGGCTAGGCGTCCGGCAGAAGCGCCAGTTCGGCCAGCGCCTGTTCCCTCCGGGCCTTGA
- a CDS encoding TetR/AcrR family transcriptional regulator, with translation MTDADGQSPRERYRDQVRAEIKQRAWEQIAAAGVPALSLNAIAKQVGMSGPALYRYFASRDDLITALIRDAYRSLADTVRAAFDSGADLAGLAVTIRDWARSDPQRYFLIYGTPVPGYHAPDDTTAISREVMAVLLEACRAITVDKPDTPFDKHLEGHRDWAGDDPATSATLHRALAFWTRLHGVLSLELAGHFIGMKFDPDLLIADELDDLTTR, from the coding sequence ATGACGGACGCGGACGGGCAGAGCCCGCGGGAGCGCTACCGCGACCAGGTGCGCGCGGAGATCAAGCAGCGCGCGTGGGAGCAGATCGCCGCCGCCGGGGTCCCCGCGCTGTCGCTCAACGCGATCGCCAAACAGGTGGGCATGAGCGGCCCGGCACTCTACCGGTACTTCGCCAGCCGCGACGACCTCATCACCGCGCTCATCCGCGACGCCTACCGGAGCCTCGCCGACACCGTCCGGGCGGCGTTCGACTCCGGAGCCGACCTTGCCGGGCTCGCCGTCACCATCCGGGACTGGGCCCGGAGCGACCCGCAGCGCTACTTCCTCATCTACGGGACGCCCGTCCCCGGCTACCACGCGCCCGACGACACCACCGCCATCTCGCGAGAGGTCATGGCGGTCCTGCTCGAAGCGTGCCGCGCGATCACCGTGGACAAGCCGGACACCCCGTTCGACAAGCACCTGGAAGGTCACCGCGACTGGGCGGGCGACGACCCGGCCACGTCCGCGACCCTGCACCGCGCGCTCGCCTTCTGGACCCGCCTGCACGGCGTGCTCTCGCTCGAACTCGCCGGCCACTTCATCGGCATGAAGTTCGATCCCGACCTGCTGATCGCGGACGAACTGGACGACCTCACGACGCGGTGA
- a CDS encoding helix-turn-helix transcriptional regulator, translated as MNRGGKSTRGTDRVRVAVHAPDLLAGLGTTSILGADERLNVLPDTDFGRAEVIVTVGDSIGDGVFTFLRQVRAASSLMSPPRCVIVTDHFPVQVLMTAIECGMAALLPRRDLDSEHLVRTILAVSQGAAALPPRLQGSLLSQLERIQEDLLVPNGLALSGLSDREREVLRLLADGHGTEEIAAKLAYSESTVKNVLHRVMARYGLHNRTHAVAFALRTGSI; from the coding sequence ATGAATCGCGGAGGGAAGAGCACCAGGGGGACCGATCGCGTCAGAGTCGCCGTGCACGCCCCGGATCTCCTGGCCGGGCTCGGCACGACGAGCATTCTCGGCGCCGACGAGCGACTGAACGTACTGCCCGACACCGACTTCGGCCGGGCCGAGGTGATCGTGACGGTCGGGGATTCGATCGGCGACGGGGTTTTCACGTTCCTGCGCCAGGTCCGTGCCGCGTCGTCACTCATGTCACCGCCGAGGTGCGTGATCGTCACGGACCATTTCCCGGTCCAGGTCCTGATGACGGCGATCGAATGCGGAATGGCCGCACTGCTGCCGCGGCGCGACCTCGACAGCGAGCATCTGGTGCGGACGATCCTGGCGGTCAGCCAGGGCGCCGCCGCCCTGCCGCCCCGCTTGCAGGGCAGCCTGCTCTCCCAGCTCGAACGAATACAGGAAGACCTGCTGGTGCCCAACGGTCTCGCGCTGTCCGGTCTGTCCGATCGGGAGCGTGAAGTCCTCCGGCTGCTGGCCGACGGCCATGGCACGGAAGAGATCGCGGCCAAACTCGCCTACTCGGAGAGCACGGTGAAGAACGTCCTCCACCGGGTGATGGCGCGGTACGGGCTCCACAACCGCACGCACGCCGTCGCCTTCGCGCTGCGCACCGGCTCGATCTGA
- a CDS encoding NmrA family NAD(P)-binding protein, whose product MIVVTTPTGQIGSRVLGTLLESGEPVRVIVRDPARLADDVRERVEIVKGSHGDPGVVNEAFAGADTVFWLVAADPRAESLEATFVDFTRPACEAFEKQGVARVVGVSALGRGVTKNAGHVSASHAMDALITGTGVSYRALTMPSFMDNLLWQAGPIGKDGVFFGPVSGDRKAPTCAIRDIAATAAELLLDPSWHGVADVPVLGPEDLSQNDLAEIMSDVLGRPVRYQRVPMEDFRATQLEHGQSEAIAQGMVEMMAAKEAGLDNAEPRTPEATTPTTFRQWCEEVLKPAVVSGS is encoded by the coding sequence ATGATCGTCGTCACCACGCCGACCGGGCAGATCGGCAGCCGGGTGCTCGGCACCCTCCTCGAAAGCGGTGAGCCGGTCCGCGTGATCGTCCGTGATCCCGCCCGCCTCGCCGATGACGTCCGCGAGCGCGTCGAGATCGTCAAGGGCTCACACGGCGACCCCGGCGTCGTCAACGAGGCATTCGCCGGTGCCGACACCGTTTTCTGGCTGGTAGCCGCGGACCCTCGCGCCGAGAGCCTCGAAGCCACCTTCGTGGACTTCACTCGGCCAGCCTGCGAAGCCTTCGAAAAGCAGGGCGTCGCCCGGGTGGTCGGTGTCTCGGCTCTCGGCCGTGGCGTCACGAAGAACGCCGGGCACGTGTCGGCCTCGCACGCCATGGACGCCCTGATCACCGGAACGGGCGTGAGCTACCGGGCGCTGACGATGCCCTCGTTCATGGACAACCTGCTGTGGCAGGCTGGGCCGATCGGGAAGGACGGCGTCTTCTTCGGACCGGTTTCGGGCGATCGCAAGGCGCCGACCTGCGCCATCCGCGACATCGCCGCGACCGCCGCCGAGCTGCTGCTCGACCCGTCGTGGCACGGCGTGGCCGACGTCCCGGTACTCGGCCCGGAGGACCTGTCCCAGAACGACCTCGCGGAGATCATGTCCGACGTCCTCGGGCGGCCGGTCCGGTACCAGCGGGTCCCCATGGAGGACTTCCGCGCGACGCAGCTCGAACACGGGCAGTCCGAGGCGATCGCGCAGGGCATGGTCGAAATGATGGCGGCCAAGGAAGCGGGCCTCGACAACGCCGAGCCGCGGACGCCGGAGGCCACCACGCCGACGACCTTCCGGCAGTGGTGCGAGGAGGTGCTGAAGCCGGCCGTCGTGTCCGGGAGCTGA
- a CDS encoding LysR family transcriptional regulator gives MSDLETRQLRYFVAVAEELHFGRAAERLAMAQPPLSRAIRDLERRLDVRLFERTTRQVTLTNAGEVLLRDARTALEAVAAADRRARQAGRPDPRLRLALKADHDAGCLPKIIEAYEAEEGALPIELILGGRGEQPRQLRDGRADVALVPSPFDARRLDFEPLLTEPRLVALAANDPLAARSRLTLADLAGRILPDGAPADEGPSTGPPASVVPHGPVSDLTQILKLVELGSIVCFMAVSVADRYRRPGIAYLAVNDLEPTTLTVMWPQDSRSPAVAAFVRAATTVVSTTFALGHRS, from the coding sequence ATGAGTGATCTGGAGACGCGGCAGCTCAGGTACTTCGTGGCGGTCGCGGAGGAGCTCCATTTCGGACGGGCGGCCGAGCGGCTCGCGATGGCGCAACCGCCGCTGTCCAGGGCGATCCGGGATCTGGAGCGACGGCTGGACGTCCGGCTGTTCGAACGCACCACCCGCCAGGTCACGCTGACGAACGCGGGCGAGGTGCTCCTGCGGGACGCCAGGACCGCGCTCGAGGCGGTCGCCGCGGCGGACCGGCGGGCGAGGCAGGCGGGCCGCCCCGATCCCCGGTTGCGGCTGGCGCTGAAGGCCGACCACGACGCCGGGTGCCTGCCGAAGATCATCGAGGCCTACGAGGCCGAGGAAGGCGCGCTGCCGATCGAACTGATCCTCGGCGGCCGGGGCGAGCAGCCGCGGCAGCTCCGCGACGGGCGGGCGGACGTGGCGCTCGTCCCCAGCCCGTTCGACGCGCGCCGCCTGGACTTCGAGCCGTTGCTGACCGAACCCCGGCTGGTCGCGCTGGCGGCGAACGACCCGCTGGCGGCCAGGTCACGGCTGACCCTCGCGGATCTGGCCGGCCGGATTCTGCCCGACGGCGCCCCCGCCGACGAGGGCCCCTCGACCGGTCCTCCCGCCTCCGTGGTGCCCCACGGTCCCGTCTCGGATCTGACGCAGATCCTCAAACTGGTCGAACTGGGCAGCATCGTCTGCTTCATGGCCGTTTCGGTGGCGGATCGCTACCGCAGGCCGGGCATCGCGTACCTGGCCGTCAACGATCTGGAGCCCACGACCCTCACGGTGATGTGGCCGCAGGACTCCCGTTCACCGGCCGTCGCCGCCTTCGTCCGCGCGGCCACCACGGTGGTGTCGACGACCTTCGCGCTCGGTCACCGGAGCTGA
- a CDS encoding TetR/AcrR family transcriptional regulator has translation MDTLDTLDTLRTRKKAATRHSLHEAALRLAMEHGLDGVTVEDIADAVGVSRRTFSNYFANKEDAILHADRERTGLLVSLVEGRPPGEKPWPALRAACRELYRAHPVPDREWVAQLRLLRRHPSLLARQAGDQIALERDLIAVLLARGHGLDQELARLTAATFLATLRTGNVLWLEGPDDQPLPDVVDRVLSRVQLR, from the coding sequence GTGGACACCCTCGACACCCTCGACACGCTCCGCACCCGCAAGAAGGCGGCGACGCGGCACTCGCTGCACGAGGCCGCCCTGCGCCTGGCGATGGAGCACGGTCTCGACGGGGTGACCGTCGAGGACATCGCCGACGCGGTGGGGGTGTCCCGGCGGACGTTCTCGAACTACTTCGCGAACAAGGAAGACGCGATCCTGCACGCCGACCGGGAGCGGACCGGGCTGCTGGTGTCGCTGGTCGAAGGCAGGCCGCCGGGTGAGAAACCGTGGCCAGCGCTGCGCGCGGCGTGCCGGGAGCTGTACCGGGCGCACCCGGTGCCGGACCGTGAATGGGTGGCGCAGCTGCGGCTGCTGCGACGGCACCCGTCACTGCTCGCGCGGCAGGCGGGCGACCAGATCGCCCTCGAACGCGACCTGATCGCGGTGCTGCTCGCCAGGGGGCACGGCCTCGACCAGGAGTTGGCCCGGCTCACGGCGGCGACGTTCCTCGCCACGCTGCGGACCGGGAACGTGCTGTGGCTGGAAGGCCCGGACGATCAGCCGCTTCCCGACGTCGTGGACCGGGTGCTGAGCCGCGTTCAGCTCCGGTGA
- a CDS encoding MDR family MFS transporter, giving the protein MKTDGTTVAAPSGAMGHRQVLESLSGLLLALLVAMISSTVVSTALPLIIGSLNGTQTQYTWVVTATLLAATATTPIWGKLADLFNKKTLVQIAIVIFVIGSMISGFSQNTGQLIAARAFQGIGVGGLQALVQVVIAAIIPPRERGRYNGYLGAVMAVATVGGPLLGGLIVDVPWLGWRWCFFVGVPIAVLAFAVLQRTLKLETVRRENVRVDYLGAALIAAGVSVLLIWVSFVGNTFDWLSWQTALMVGGGVVLLALALMVERKVSEPVVPLHIITQRTPALAIVASLAVGMAMFGGAVFLGQYFQVGRGYSPTEAGLLTIPLMAGVLVSSTVSGRLISRTGRIKPYIVAGTITLVIGFLGLGTVDHASPLWLVGVAMAIVGIGVGMTMQNLVLAVQNTVPLRDLGAASASVTFFRSLGGTIGVSVLGAVLANRVTADLSTALHVPAGQASTGSVSALNLKALPPEVQTIVHTVYGDATAHIFLISAAVGVVGVIAALLLKPLTLRTTIDLESKSDSPASDPVAG; this is encoded by the coding sequence ATGAAGACCGATGGAACGACGGTGGCGGCGCCGTCCGGCGCGATGGGGCACCGTCAGGTGCTCGAGTCGCTGTCCGGGCTGCTGCTCGCGCTGCTCGTGGCGATGATCAGCTCGACGGTCGTGTCGACCGCCCTGCCGTTGATCATCGGCTCGCTGAACGGCACGCAGACGCAGTACACGTGGGTGGTCACGGCCACCCTCCTGGCGGCGACGGCCACCACCCCGATCTGGGGCAAACTCGCCGACCTGTTCAACAAGAAGACGCTGGTGCAGATCGCGATCGTGATCTTCGTGATCGGCTCGATGATCAGCGGGTTCAGCCAGAACACCGGCCAGCTGATCGCCGCCCGCGCGTTCCAGGGCATCGGCGTCGGCGGCCTGCAGGCGCTGGTCCAGGTCGTGATCGCGGCGATCATCCCGCCGCGTGAACGCGGCCGCTACAACGGCTACCTCGGCGCGGTCATGGCGGTCGCCACGGTCGGCGGACCGCTCCTCGGCGGCCTGATCGTGGACGTGCCGTGGCTGGGCTGGCGCTGGTGCTTCTTCGTCGGCGTCCCGATCGCGGTGCTCGCGTTCGCCGTCCTGCAGCGGACCCTGAAGCTGGAAACCGTGCGCCGCGAGAACGTGCGCGTCGACTACCTCGGCGCCGCTCTCATCGCCGCGGGCGTGAGTGTCCTGCTGATCTGGGTCTCGTTCGTCGGCAACACCTTCGACTGGCTTTCGTGGCAGACGGCCCTCATGGTGGGCGGCGGTGTCGTACTCCTCGCGCTCGCGCTGATGGTGGAACGGAAGGTCAGCGAACCCGTCGTCCCGCTGCACATCATCACCCAGCGCACCCCCGCGCTGGCGATCGTCGCGAGCCTGGCGGTCGGCATGGCGATGTTCGGCGGCGCGGTGTTCCTCGGCCAGTACTTCCAGGTCGGCCGCGGCTACTCCCCCACCGAAGCCGGTCTGCTGACCATCCCGCTGATGGCGGGCGTGCTCGTGTCCTCGACCGTGTCCGGGCGCCTGATCAGCCGCACCGGGCGGATCAAGCCGTACATCGTGGCGGGCACGATCACCCTGGTGATCGGGTTCCTCGGGCTGGGCACCGTCGACCACGCCTCGCCGCTGTGGCTGGTCGGCGTCGCGATGGCGATCGTCGGCATCGGGGTCGGTATGACGATGCAGAACCTCGTCCTCGCCGTGCAGAACACCGTGCCGTTGCGGGATCTCGGCGCGGCGAGCGCCTCGGTCACGTTCTTCCGGTCGCTCGGCGGCACCATCGGGGTCTCGGTACTGGGCGCGGTCCTCGCGAACCGGGTCACCGCCGACCTGTCCACCGCGCTGCACGTGCCTGCGGGGCAGGCATCGACGGGAAGCGTCAGCGCGCTGAACCTCAAGGCGCTGCCGCCGGAGGTCCAGACGATCGTGCACACCGTGTACGGCGACGCGACCGCGCACATCTTCCTGATCTCCGCGGCGGTCGGCGTCGTGGGCGTGATCGCGGCGCTGCTGCTCAAGCCGCTCACCCTGCGCACCACCATCGACCTGGAGTCGAAGTCGGACTCCCCGGCGTCCGACCCGGTCGCGGGATGA
- a CDS encoding universal stress protein → MSTPGAFESTVERFGPPRRTSGRAILAGVDGSDTAMRAAAFAFGMARREGGRLLVAFVVSRTVLTNLGPAVAATVEHDTTLQLYAELREQIREAAEELEVPVSFLKTYGDPYTALRDTADRGQVDTVVVGASQKAGHRFAGSVATKLIKTGHWPVLVVP, encoded by the coding sequence ATGAGCACGCCCGGGGCTTTCGAGTCCACTGTGGAGCGTTTCGGCCCGCCCCGGAGGACTTCGGGGCGGGCCATCCTGGCCGGGGTCGACGGCTCCGACACGGCGATGCGGGCGGCCGCCTTCGCCTTCGGCATGGCCCGGCGCGAGGGCGGCAGGCTGCTCGTCGCCTTCGTCGTCAGCCGCACGGTGCTGACGAACCTCGGACCGGCTGTCGCGGCGACGGTGGAGCACGACACGACACTGCAGTTGTACGCCGAACTCCGCGAACAGATCCGCGAGGCCGCCGAAGAGCTGGAAGTGCCGGTCAGCTTCCTGAAGACCTACGGCGATCCGTACACCGCGCTCCGCGACACGGCCGACCGCGGCCAGGTCGACACGGTGGTGGTCGGCGCCTCACAGAAGGCGGGCCACCGGTTCGCGGGCTCCGTCGCGACGAAGCTCATCAAGACCGGGCACTGGCCGGTGCTCGTGGTCCCGTGA
- a CDS encoding DMT family transporter, with protein sequence MPRQRVLADPRAQGVLGALAIALSAPLVALSGASSTTATFFRCLLALPILVLLARSRERGHRPTPAARRRHVLAGVLLGIDMVLWSEAILSVGAGVATALVNVQVVLVPLAGMLWFGERPSRLFWLSIPLMLTGTALAGGLADGGAAGSDPWYGTVMALLAGVAYAGYLVLLRRAGTESGGRTTMLATATAASASVGGLSGLVAGNLDVTPPPSALLWLLVLALTGQVIGWLLISKALSALPASGGSAVLMLQPAAAILFGAALLGQWPTPLQLAGCALVVVVVGAVSFLGGRPSRDHEHRPVPGLDELRRDGAREPVARLL encoded by the coding sequence ATGCCACGCCAGAGAGTTCTCGCCGATCCGCGCGCACAAGGAGTACTCGGTGCCCTCGCGATCGCCCTGTCCGCCCCGCTCGTCGCGCTGTCCGGCGCGAGTTCGACGACGGCGACGTTCTTCCGTTGCCTGCTGGCGTTGCCGATCCTCGTGCTCCTGGCACGCTCGCGAGAGCGGGGACACCGGCCCACCCCGGCGGCGCGGCGACGGCACGTGCTGGCCGGTGTCCTGCTCGGGATCGACATGGTGCTGTGGAGCGAGGCGATCCTCTCCGTCGGCGCCGGCGTCGCGACTGCGCTGGTCAACGTCCAGGTCGTCCTCGTTCCCCTGGCCGGGATGCTGTGGTTCGGCGAGCGGCCGTCGCGGCTGTTCTGGCTGTCGATCCCGCTGATGCTGACGGGCACGGCACTGGCCGGGGGACTGGCGGACGGCGGCGCCGCGGGCAGCGATCCCTGGTACGGCACAGTCATGGCGCTGCTGGCGGGTGTGGCCTACGCCGGTTACCTCGTCTTGCTGCGCCGCGCCGGTACCGAGAGCGGCGGCCGGACGACGATGCTCGCCACGGCGACCGCGGCCTCCGCGAGTGTGGGCGGCCTTTCGGGGCTGGTGGCGGGAAACCTCGACGTGACGCCGCCGCCTTCGGCGTTGCTGTGGCTGCTCGTGCTGGCCCTGACCGGGCAGGTGATCGGCTGGCTGCTGATCAGCAAGGCGTTGTCCGCGCTCCCGGCGAGCGGCGGGTCCGCCGTGCTCATGCTGCAACCCGCCGCCGCGATCCTCTTCGGGGCCGCCCTGCTCGGCCAGTGGCCGACCCCGCTGCAGCTGGCGGGGTGCGCGCTCGTCGTCGTGGTGGTCGGCGCCGTTTCGTTCCTGGGCGGCCGGCCTTCACGGGACCACGAGCACCGGCCAGTGCCCGGTCTTGATGAGCTTCGTCGCGACGGAGCCCGCGAACCGGTGGCCCGCCTTCTGTGA
- a CDS encoding LysR family transcriptional regulator, translated as MSGDLSNVERLRMLHAVWRRGSLAAAAELLHVTPSAISQQLTKLEREAGTRLLVRHGRGVRLTPAGLLLAQRSDRVLAELRAARADLDSLTGEMTGVVEIGAIPSGVHTFITPALTGLAVRHPGIEARLHEVEPEVALPALADGVFDVVVVESWENLPLTRPPDTRWTVLRDDSAMIVLPAGHPLAGADSIPAEDLADEIWVAWARPTLANTWLRQTLRERGIEPTVRHTVSGFGTQFAVVAGLGAVTLVPSMATTIAPPTVVCTELEPALHRQLYAVQPQGETRPAVAECVTALVDAARAWGG; from the coding sequence ATGAGTGGCGATCTGTCCAATGTGGAGCGGCTGCGGATGCTGCACGCGGTGTGGCGGCGGGGTTCACTCGCCGCGGCGGCCGAACTGCTGCACGTGACACCGTCGGCGATCTCCCAGCAGCTGACCAAACTGGAGCGGGAGGCGGGCACCCGGCTGCTCGTCCGGCACGGGCGCGGCGTCCGGCTCACCCCGGCGGGATTGCTGCTCGCGCAACGCTCGGACCGGGTCCTCGCCGAACTCCGGGCCGCCCGCGCCGATCTGGACTCGCTCACCGGCGAGATGACCGGCGTCGTCGAGATCGGCGCCATCCCCTCCGGGGTGCACACGTTCATCACGCCCGCGCTCACCGGCCTCGCCGTCCGCCATCCCGGTATCGAGGCCCGGCTGCACGAGGTCGAACCGGAGGTGGCCCTGCCCGCGCTCGCCGACGGCGTGTTCGACGTCGTGGTCGTCGAGAGCTGGGAGAACCTGCCGCTCACCCGGCCGCCGGACACGCGCTGGACCGTCCTGCGCGACGACTCGGCGATGATCGTGCTCCCGGCCGGGCATCCCCTGGCGGGCGCGGACTCGATTCCCGCCGAAGACCTCGCGGACGAGATCTGGGTCGCCTGGGCGCGCCCGACCCTGGCGAACACCTGGCTCCGCCAGACCTTGCGCGAGCGCGGCATCGAGCCGACGGTGCGGCACACGGTCAGCGGTTTCGGCACCCAGTTCGCCGTCGTCGCCGGGCTCGGCGCGGTCACGCTGGTGCCGAGCATGGCCACCACGATCGCGCCGCCGACCGTGGTGTGCACCGAACTCGAACCCGCGCTGCACCGGCAGCTCTACGCCGTGCAGCCCCAGGGCGAGACGCGACCGGCCGTCGCCGAATGCGTCACGGCTCTGGTCGACGCGGCCCGCGCCTGGGGCGGCTGA
- a CDS encoding serine hydrolase domain-containing protein — protein sequence MKRTSVVIAALCAATLVSPAVASATPQAKDPLQRTLQRDADALVAGGSPGALVEVSTAKGSVKVRSGHGDLRAKTPVPWNAHFRIASFSKTFLSATMLQLVGEGRLSLEDKVDRWLPGVVSGNGNDGRAITVRQLLQHTSGLHDYLAELDLFTEEGFLRHRFDKLSASEAVKLAVGKPPEFAPGSGWGYSNTNYVLAGMVTEKVTGRDWRKEITDRLIRPLDLRETSHPYTSPFLPAPHARGYDRFVEEGSNPPRLGRRVDVTLMNPSAGGGADGSINSTTEDGNKFLRALLGGEVLEPALLAEMKKTVPAPGLGAYGLGLMKLTGSCGDYWGHGGALPGYLTGNGVTEDGKRSVMVSLNTLTPYNPGAELPEGNPLDPVIDHALCGRG from the coding sequence ATGAAACGAACTTCAGTGGTGATCGCCGCACTTTGCGCGGCTACGCTCGTTTCCCCGGCGGTCGCGTCCGCGACGCCGCAAGCGAAAGACCCGTTGCAGCGGACTCTGCAGCGTGACGCCGACGCGCTCGTGGCGGGCGGTTCTCCGGGTGCCCTGGTGGAAGTGAGCACGGCCAAGGGCAGCGTCAAGGTGCGCAGTGGCCATGGCGATCTGCGGGCCAAGACGCCGGTTCCGTGGAACGCGCACTTCCGGATCGCCAGTTTCAGCAAGACGTTCCTGTCCGCGACGATGCTGCAGCTCGTCGGCGAGGGACGGCTTTCCTTGGAGGACAAAGTCGATCGGTGGCTGCCCGGTGTGGTGAGCGGGAACGGCAACGACGGCCGCGCCATCACCGTCCGGCAACTGCTCCAGCACACCAGCGGTCTGCACGACTACCTGGCGGAGCTCGATCTCTTCACCGAAGAAGGCTTCCTGCGTCATCGGTTCGACAAGCTCAGCGCTTCCGAGGCGGTGAAGCTCGCCGTCGGCAAGCCGCCGGAGTTCGCGCCCGGGTCGGGCTGGGGGTACTCCAACACCAACTACGTGCTCGCCGGGATGGTGACCGAGAAGGTGACCGGGAGGGATTGGCGGAAGGAGATCACCGACCGGCTCATCCGGCCGCTGGACCTGCGGGAAACCTCGCATCCCTACACCTCGCCGTTCCTTCCCGCCCCGCACGCCCGTGGCTACGACCGGTTCGTCGAGGAGGGCTCGAACCCGCCGCGGCTCGGACGGCGGGTGGACGTGACGCTGATGAATCCGTCGGCGGGCGGGGGAGCGGACGGTTCGATCAACAGCACCACCGAGGACGGCAACAAGTTCCTCCGGGCGCTGCTGGGCGGCGAGGTGCTCGAACCCGCGTTGCTGGCCGAAATGAAGAAGACCGTGCCCGCGCCGGGGCTCGGCGCGTACGGGCTGGGGCTCATGAAGCTGACCGGCTCTTGCGGTGACTACTGGGGCCACGGCGGCGCGCTGCCCGGCTACCTGACGGGCAACGGCGTGACCGAGGACGGCAAGCGCAGCGTGATGGTGTCGCTCAACACCCTCACGCCCTACAACCCCGGTGCCGAACTGCCGGAAGGGAATCCGCTGGATCCCGTGATCGACCACGCCCTCTGCGGTCGCGGCTGA